In the genome of Vicia villosa cultivar HV-30 ecotype Madison, WI unplaced genomic scaffold, Vvil1.0 ctg.000621F_1_1, whole genome shotgun sequence, the window ATATTCATCTGGGTGATCAGTTAAGCGATTGTGGCATTCATAAGGAAGACCATGAGCAAAACGTATAAAATCACGACAATAGTCATAAACAATCAATTTTGTATAAATCTCTTTGAGCTTCTTCCTTGTTTCACCGGTAAGACCTTTATTTTCTCCATCATTGAAACCTAAGCAATTATTTGATGGACTAGGAATGCATGCATTGGCATTAAAGTTTCTAAATCCAGCCGTGAATGGAGCCTTTGACCAATCAATTTTCACCTGTCCCCCTCTTGTTGCCCATGAATCTCCATTCCATAGTGTTGTGTATAATTTCATTGGTTGCCTTGTTGGGAATGCAACACCGGTGTTTTGTCTATTATGTATCACTCTTATGGGTATGTTATCCACCAATATTCTGCATAGATGCCAAACACATGATAtaattatatgtatatatacattGTTTAATTTGTTCCATAtatagaattatatttttttcattgttttagaAAGATTTTTTGTTATGGGGATCATTATCTTGTCACTTAGATCAAGGggcatatattaattataatgatAGAATCATGTAATCTTAGGATTTGGGTTACGTGCGGTGTGATTACACGCAATCATCAATTTTGGTCAATTTATGGAGGTTCCAACTCACATTTATTTTCTAATTGGTGTTATTGATTGTTAATGTATTAAAATCTTGTGTAATTTAGTATTGAATTTGTAATATGTGTTAACTTGGGTATTAAGTCTAGTAGAAATTAAGGTTAGATGGTgcttcaaaatttaaattaagcAGTGAGAGGTGCCACATTTAGTGGATGACATGTCTTGAATAAAATTATGTACCTTTAGTGAACCAAAACGTGAAAaacgaaataaaaaatattcctaATAAATTTTATGAAAACTTACTTAAACAATGAAGAACTTACATTATGCGCTGAGGATTCCAATCAATTGAGTAAATGTGAAAGTCTTTTGTGGGATCAAACCAAAGATAGAATTGCACCTCACGACCTCCATTACCATTGGCATATAAATTGGTTGAGAGAATATATGGATCACCAGATAAGTTGCCCAAAAATTCCATATCAATCTCATCATGGTGTGGTCCTTGAGAACTTAGctgcatatatacatatatgtgaaattaaataatcatacaataAGTAAAAGTTCCTTAAATTATGCAATGTGTTATGTGTATGTGTAACCGTAATGGTATTAACTTGTTTTCCATAGCTATAATTGTTGCCACAATATAACAATTTGAATTGGCTACTGTCATAAATCTTACACATTCATGTGGTTAGCTCATCGATGACAGTTGGATCAAGatcaaacaatatatatatatatatatatatatatatatatatatatatatatatatatatttcaaatttgataattttagagtttaaaatataaaaatctatTTGATTCATGCATTGTTTGATCTTGATATAAGGGTCACCGATGTGCCAATTGTGTGAATTTTTACCAAAATATAAAGATTTGCAGTGCAACATCAATTGTAATTTAAAACTATTATAAATGTGAATTAAGAGTTTGCAAATATTAGTGTAATTCTGGAACAAAGTGCATACATAATATGCAGTGACAGTGCCCGCAGAGTTTCCTGGCACAAGTTTGATTTGCATATCAAATCTTCCAAACAAATATTCATTCTTGGTACCAATGCCTGAGCCAGAATATTTATCCATTGTAAGTGTCATACAATTGCCACCATCTTGTATGTTAGCCCTTTTATCtccaaataaaatgttaaaatcaGTGTTAAAATTCCCACCAAATGCAATTGTGCTAAAGGTTAAGCATAAGCAAAGCAAGAGAAAAATAGAGTTATTGGCATATGAAGAAGCCATAATTAACTAATGTTTCACTTTGTTAAAAttgataaatttaaattttgaaaatttgtatttaaattgaAGTTTTTATTTACACAGTTGTCATAATATGTGTAAAACGCAACCGATTTTGATCAATTTAGTTGTCTAAAGCTCAATGTTACAATGACATCTCACAAGTCACTGTTATTGTTGAAAATTACACCTCAACTTTATTGAGGAACTAAAAAAAGGTTTTAATTAGCAAATAATTTTTAAGGCAAAAGTATTGTTTCCTCTTTAGATTTGTTTGAATGTTTAATGTTGAAAAGTTGGATTCAAGTCAAAAGCCCAAAATAGGAGCATATTATACTTGAATGAGAGATATTATGGAATGGGGGTTCTTAGCATTAGAGGTGCAGCaaacacattaaaataaaataaaactacacGTTGAGAAATCATTCtcccaaaaattattatttttacttaTATGATTACATAAAATTTATGTTTAGCTATCACAATAATATATAGTTAGTTACTCTAAATAAGTTTATTCGTCAAAAATTaggagaaatataataataaaaaattaatacctGTTTGATACTCTTATTTCGTCTTATTTCGGCACTTATGATATCCTAAATATTTATAGAGATTTTTGTTAACAAAGAAAATTGTAATGACAAcactaaaaaataaaatggacAATGAACTTCTTGCAAAtgactttattgtttttcatgaaAATATATACAACGTTAGTTATTGATGaaatttaagtatttttttataaGCATGAATTTGAGTCTTTTGTTGATATATTATATTTTGGGTTAATTATATTTTTGGGCCTCTTATTATATCTTCTTTCATTTTGAGTCTCTACAAATTTTCTCTTTTCAATTTTAGTACATTAAACATCGGCATACGTGACAATCATTTGCCCTCATTGGATTGTCAAGTTTATCAAACCATAATACTTAGGTTTTCATGTTTGACCGCTTAATCGTTCATGCTTGACTTATCATAGTTGTCATCAtggtggttgtcatcatcaaaagtaaatGTCATATAACATGCAAAATAAGGTTCCACATTCTCcccccttttgatgatgacaacacatctctCAGGGAGGTGATAATACAaacaatatattttaaagtatagaACTCCCCCCGAGTTAGATAGAAAATATACCCTCCACTGAGAGTGTATTTCTTCCcctttgtcaaaataaaaatgGCGGGTAAAAGATGCACTTGCGAGaagtaaatatgcaaaacaagagAAATTTAGACATTTAAGATAGAGAAATCAACACACTCATTCTTATTGAAAAGTTCAAAATAAAGAAGAGAAATTTGCTGAATTGAAACATATGAAATTACTAAAAGAACTTGCAGGATACAACGAAAATACTTAAGTGAGACTACTCTGCATCAAGATCATCAAAAAAGAACATATCATGAGATAAATTTGGATATGTTAGAGATCAAGGGACAGACTATGAAGTCGATCTTGTCattgataacatatatttttCAACTTATGATTTTTAAGAGGCTTTGGTCGTTAGTATCCGAGGGAAGTTCTATGAGCTATTTATTTCTATGGTTATCTCCTTGCTTTTggcttttcttttcttctcatcTAATGGTTCATATTCAACGATCTTTCCATATTTTAGCTCATGCTGCATTGATGGTAGGACAAAGATTCCTATCGTGGTTGTTTCTTCCTTGAACTCATCAACTTTAAATTTGAACCCCGTTTCTTCTAGAATCTCTGTGACTAGGTTTCCATATGGTAGGTGTGAGCATTTTTACTTGCTTTCTATAATGTAGTTAATATCTTGTCGTGCCCAACTAACCTTGACCTTATTTTCTATCATCCATACAGTTTCCACATCTACTTGGGTTAGGCAACCAAATTTACCTTTTATAGGAAATAGGATATGACTCATAACATAAAGAAACATTAGGCTTTTAGGGTAGATGTATTAAAAAGTGAATGGATAAGGTATGTGTGACAAAAGTTCTTTCGCGAGGGAGGAGACAATAGTGATGTAGTTGTATCTGTTGACTTTGTCTCCAAGTTCAATGATTCCGTCTTCATAAGGAAGATTTATCAACTTTCTAAATTCTTCTACTGAGAGATTTATCTCGTACCTTCTTACCCTTCTTTGAAGTATTCTGTCGATTGGATGAAGGTTTAATAAGAACATCTTTACAAGGAATGTATAGATTCTTTTTTAATGCATAGAGAAAAAGCAGAAAAAGTCGAGTTCTATCAAGTAAATTTTGTGATGTATAGATTCTTTTTGAATGTATACTTTTTGAACATAAAAAGTGTGCTAGTTAAGGTTTTAAAAATTGAGAAATGATATTtggatataatttttttattctatcTAGTATATTTTGTGTGTATTTTTGTATTGTGGGTTAGGTATTGAAAGTAAAAAGTATTAATTATAGAGATAAAAACATATAGTGTCACAAATAACATTAATATTTTGATGTTGAAACAATGTAGTTGTTAAAAATTATCCTTGAAACATGAAATTATGTTGAATAAGTTTTATCAAAATTCTCTTTTGGGTGGGGAACGTTTCATTGAATTGCTACACCCATTATATTTGTCATTTATTTTCTTGCAGTTTTTTTTAGAAAGGTTTCATTGAACCTAATCCATCTATTTTAACCAAAGCATGTGAATACCGGTAAAAATAAccatatttttttcttctctttttaaggCATTGTATGCTTTGTGTATTGCATAGACTCTTAACATTTAGCACTTAATTGAAAGACGTCTTATTCGGTTGTAGAAAGTGATTGTTTATAAACTTTTTTAAGTCTTGatttttcaatttcaaacatgaaATTCTTTTTTTATGTAACAAAACAATACGTCACCAATCTAAACTAAAGAGCTATAATATAAATAGGGTTCAATCAATGTACTTTCATAAGCAAAAGAGTATAAATATAAGAATGGTGTtatttaaaataacgtatctctATTTCATTTCTATGAACCTCGTACTACCAAAATCCATGTCCACTAAATCAACTTTATCAACCTTAATGACTTTGACGTGACAATATATTATATATGCTTTTGCACACAAAAAACattaaatcaataaaatataacaaaaaataaagtgAACAATCAAATaccataaaaatttattaatcatAGTATCCAGTACACAATATGTTagcttttatatttaaataaatttaaataaatttgaatttagAAATTTTGCAAGAGGCGTCAATAGTAGACATACATGTCTTTTTAATGAATACCAAATTAAGAACTctccaataaataaataaataaatagtacatATTTTAACTTatctaaaagaacaaaaaaataaCTTCACGTTATATATTTGGTCACAAAATGCATCATGACTGCATGCAATTTCTAATATTCATCTGGGTGATCAGTTAAGCGATTGTGGCATTCATAAGGAAGACCATGAGCAAAACGTATAAAATCACGACAATAGTCATAAACAATCAATTTTGTATAAATCTCTTTGAGCTTCTTCCTTGTTTCACCGGTAAGACCTTTATTTTCTCCATCATTGAAACCTAAGCAATTATTTGATGGACTAGGAATGCATGCATTGGCATTAAAGTTTCTAAATCCAGCCGTGAATGGAGCCTTTGACCAATC includes:
- the LOC131629848 gene encoding xyloglucan endotransglucosylase protein 1-like, yielding MASSYANNSIFLLLCLCLTFSTIAFGGNFNTDFNILFGDKRANIQDGGNCMTLTMDKYSGSGIGTKNEYLFGRFDMQIKLVPGNSAGTVTAYYLSSQGPHHDEIDMEFLGNLSGDPYILSTNLYANGNGGREVQFYLWFDPTKDFHIYSIDWNPQRIIILVDNIPIRVIHNRQNTGVAFPTRQPMKLYTTLWNGDSWATRGGQVKIDWSKAPFTAGFRNFNANACIPSPSNNCLGFNDGENKGLTGETRKKLKEIYTKLIVYDYCRDFIRFAHGLPYECHNRLTDHPDEY